In Streptomyces sannanensis, the DNA window CCTGGTAGGGCACGGGTGTGTCCTGGTAGAGGATCGCCTGCCGCTTGATGCGGAAGGAGACGCGGTGCTCCACATCGGGCGGGGACAGCTCCGAGACCCCTTGACGGAAGACCTCCCGGGCATGCTCAGGGGTCTGGAGCAGCCCGGGAATGTGGGAGCAGATGGATCCCCGCAGCCGACGGGCGTGGTGTTCCAGCTCGGCGAGGTCGAGCAGGGCGCTGGGGAGGATCTCGCGATACTCCTCCCACCAGCCGCGCTTGCGCTCCCCTGTCATGCCGATGAGCGCCTCGACCAGAGCGGTGTCCGAGCAGTCGTAGTGGCAGGCCAGCATGCGGATGCGCTCGGGGCTCACTCCGAATCGCCCCGCTTCCATGTTGCTGATCTGTGTCTGCTTGATGCCCAGCAGCCTGGCTGCCTCGGTCGCACTGAGGCCTGCACGCTCACGGAGCTTGCGCAGCTCGGCGGCAAGCCGGAGTTGACGGGCCGTCGGGGCGCTTCTCAAGGGCATGGACAGGTCTCCCTCGGTGCAGGAGGTCACCCACATGAGTGGCCCTATTACTAATTCAACCGAAACCGCTAAACACTTTAAGCGAGCTCGCTAGTCTGTGACCTAGGCCACTCTCCTGGAAGTGCACCGGTCGACGGATCGGCAGAGCCACCGGGCAACCGCGAGACCCTCCACAACATCCCTCCGTGATCGGAGACTTCCATGACCACCGTATCTCCGCCCTGGGCCTACACACTCCAACTCCCACAAGACCCCCGCGCCCCCGGCGTGGCCCGTGTGACCCTCCGCGCGGTGCTCGC includes these proteins:
- a CDS encoding helix-turn-helix transcriptional regulator, with the protein product MPLRSAPTARQLRLAAELRKLRERAGLSATEAARLLGIKQTQISNMEAGRFGVSPERIRMLACHYDCSDTALVEALIGMTGERKRGWWEEYREILPSALLDLAELEHHARRLRGSICSHIPGLLQTPEHAREVFRQGVSELSPPDVEHRVSFRIKRQAILYQDTPVPYQAIVHEAALHMRVGGRSIARKQLQHLLDMSEHEHITVQAIPFEVGAFPGSGQSIYYAHGPVPQLDTVHLDQSHGLMFLDAEAQLQKYRTLFGRLKAVMLTPAKARDLIHGIAQNL